Proteins co-encoded in one Cinclus cinclus chromosome Z, bCinCin1.1, whole genome shotgun sequence genomic window:
- the ISCA1 gene encoding iron-sulfur cluster assembly 1 homolog, mitochondrial: protein MASSVVRATVRAVSKRRIQATRAALTLTPSAVQKIKELLKDKPDHVGVKVGVRTRGCNGLSYTLEYTKSKGDSDEEVVQDGVRVFIEKKAQLTLLGTEMDYVEDKLSSEFVFNNPNIKGTCGCGESFNI, encoded by the exons ATGGCCTCGTCCGTGGTGCGCGCCACGGTGCGCGCCGTCAGCAAGCGCAGGATCCAGGCGACCCGCGCCGCTCTCACGCTG ACCCCTTCTGCTGTCCAGAAGATAAAAGAGCTTCTGAAAGATAAACCTGACCAT gTAGGTGTGAAAGTAGGTGTTCGTACAAGGGGATGCAATGGACTTTCTTACACATTAGAATATACAAAATCAAAAGGAGACTCTGATGAAGAAGTAGTTCAAGATG GGGTTAGAGTGTTTATTGAAAAGAAGGCACAGCTGACACTTCTGGGAACTGAAATGGACTATGTAGAAGACAAACTGTCCAGTGAATTTGTCTTCAATAATCCAAACATCAAAGGAACGTGTGGCTGTGGAGAAAGCTTTAACATCTGA